The following are encoded together in the Pygocentrus nattereri isolate fPygNat1 chromosome 3, fPygNat1.pri, whole genome shotgun sequence genome:
- the LOC108436576 gene encoding C2 calcium-dependent domain-containing protein 4C-like, translating to MPGASIIRNLQSPSAASSAAKRGKPLQTPPGYQDIQPVASRHVSLRDMALTPARVPPFTIPPLCATRRPGGSSAGGGLRRNTLPASAHSQRTTRALSRRCCPFSALGLADMEPHTCASSDPATRAAMSLLHLAKITTPYGFITLGESPCVRRRESLFFQEHQPQPSPSEEEQQCMKSRSLPCGPLM from the exons ATGCCAGGAGCGAGCATCATCAGGAACCTGCAGTCTCCTAGTGCAGCGAGCTCAGCTGCTAAGCGAGGGAAGCCCCTCCAGACTCCGCCAGGTTATCAGGACATTCAACCAGTGGCTTCGAGGCATGTTTCACTGCGGGATATGGCGCTAACTCCTGCCCGTGTGCCTCCGTTCACCATCCCACCGCTGTGTGCGACGAGGCGGCCTGGGGGCTCCTCTGCCGGGGGCGGCCTTAGACGCAACACGCTGCCGGCCTCCGCTCACTCTCAGCGGACTACCAGAGCGCTCAGCCGCCGCTGCTGCCCTTTCTCAGCGCTCGGCCTCGCGGATATGGAGCCTCACACCTGTGCTTCTTCAGACCCGGCGACAAGAGCGGCGATGTCTCTGCTCCACCTGGCCAAAATAACCACGCCGTACGGCTTCATCACTCTGGGGGAAAGTCCCTGTGTCCGCCGCAGGGAGTCGCTGTTCTTCCAGGAACACCAACCACAGCCAAGTCCCAGCGAAGAGGAGCAGCAG tgtATGAAATCAAGGAGTCTTCCTTGCGGTCCCCTGATGTAG